A stretch of the Vigna radiata var. radiata cultivar VC1973A chromosome 7, Vradiata_ver6, whole genome shotgun sequence genome encodes the following:
- the LOC106766680 gene encoding uncharacterized protein LOC106766680 produces MAAEEDEKLQQLRSKATELFIREEWNASIEAYSHFITLCTQTLSHSLPNQKLRRSLCIALCNRAEARSKLKDFHCALQDCDHALELDATHSKTLLCKGKILLCLNRYASALECFRTAMLDGNAESVSGYLERCKSLELLSKTGCLDLSDWVSNGFRGKLPELAEHIGAVEIRRSEISGRGLFATKNIDAGSLILVTKAIAMERSIIMGGVQDLSEDAQLAMWKNFVDKVFEFVGKCPRTRGLVNRLSSGENEEELEVPDVGLFRPENVEKDGEVEVDVDMVKLVGILDVNSLTEDAVSANVLRRGNDCYGVGMWLLPSLINHSCCPNARRLHVGDYLVVHASKDLKAGEEVTFAYFDPLCGLSKRKEMSVNWCIHCKCKRCRFEGEVFSKQEIREIEIGLERGMDVGGVVFKLEEQMKRLKVRGKEKGYLRASFWEAYSQAYRTERAMKRWGRKIPTAEAVVDSITDVVGGDHRLLKFLMEEFKKNSGGVVERDKVFKMAKQVFGKVVKKQAMKTLLQLCIAD; encoded by the coding sequence ATGGCagcagaagaagatgagaaatTGCAACAACTCAGATCCAAAGCCACGGAGCTTTTCATCAGAGAAGAATGGAATGCCTCGATCGAAGCCTATTCCCATTTCATCACCCTCTGCACCCAGACGCTCTCCCATTCTCTCCCAAACCAAAAGCTTCGCAGATCCCTCTGCATAGCTTTGTGCAATCGAGCAGAAGCGAGGTCCAAGTTGAAGGACTTCCACTGTGCCCTTCAGGACTGTGACCACGCTTTGGAACTCGATGCCACGCATTCGAAGACCCTTTTGTGCAAAGGTAAGATCTTGCTCTGCCTCAACCGGTATGCTTCCGCTCTTGAGTGCTTCAGAACCGCCATGCTAGACGGGAACGCTGAAAGCGTAAGTGGGTACTTGGAGAGGTGCAAAAGTTTGGAGCTTTTGTCCAAAACCGGGTGTTTGGATCTTTCGGATTGGGTTTCAAATGGATTTCGAGGGAAGCTTCCAGAGCTTGCAGAGCACATTGGTGCCGTGGAGATTAGAAGATCTGAGATCAGTGGGAGAGGATTGTTTGCAACGAAGAATATTGATGCTGGGTCGTTAATCTTGGTCACTAAGGCAATTGCCATGGAAAGGAGTATCATAATGGGAGGGGTACAGGATCTGAGTGAGGATGCACAGTTGGCAATGTGGAAAAATTTCGTTGACAAGGTATTTGAGTTTGTTGGAAAGTGTCCCAGAACAAGGGGTTTGGTTAATAGGTTGTCAAGTGGGGAGAATGAGGAAGAACTTGAGGTGCCTGATGTGGGTCTCTTTAGACCTGAGAATGTGGAGAAGGATGGTGAAGTTGAGGTTGATGTTGATATGGTTAAGTTGGTTGGTATACTGGATGTGAATTCTCTGACTGAGGATGCTGTCTCGGCCAATGTGTTGAGGAGGGGCAATGATTGTTACGGTGTTGGCATGTGGCTGCTCCCTTCCTTGATAAACCACTCTTGTTGTCCTAATGCAAGGAGGTTGCATGTTGGAGACTACTTGGTGGTTCATGCTTCTAAGGATCTGAAGGCTGGGGAGGAGGTGACTTTTGCTTATTTTGACCCTTTGTGTGGTTTGAGCAAGAGGAAGGAGATGTCTGTGAATTGGTGTATTCATTGCAAGTGCAAGAGGTGTAGGTTTGAGGGGGAAGTGTTCTCGAAACAAGAAATAAGAGAGATTGAGATTGGTCTTGAGAGAGGGATGGATGTGGGGGGTGTGGTGTTCAAGTTGGAGGAGCAAATGAAGAGGTTGAAGGTTAGGGGGAAGGAGAAAGGATATTTGAGGGCATCATTTTGGGAAGCTTATTCTCAGGCTTATAGGACAGAGAGGGCCATGAAGAGGTGGGGAAGGAAGATTCCTACTGCTGAGGCTGTGGTTGATAGCATCACTGATGTGGTTGGAGGAGATCACAGGCTGCTTAAGTTTCTGATGGAGGAGTTCAAGAAAAATAGTGGTGGAGTTGTGGAGAGGGACAAAGTTTTCAAGATGGCAAAACAAGTGTTTGGGAAGGTAGTGAAAAAGCAAGCAATGAAGACACTTCTGCAACTCTGCATTGCTGATTAA